From Tachysurus fulvidraco isolate hzauxx_2018 chromosome 10, HZAU_PFXX_2.0, whole genome shotgun sequence, one genomic window encodes:
- the tmem86a gene encoding lysoplasmalogenase-like protein TMEM86A → MVSPVTVVKSEGPKLVPFFKATCVYFVLWLPTSTPSWFSALIKCLPIFCLWVFLLAHGISFLVAHSSARKILAGLIFSSLGDAFLIWQEQGYFSHGLLMFAITHILYSSAFGMKPLNLRAGLVIGTISGLCYTLLYPYLSGTFTYLVAVYIALIGFMGWRAIAGVQLANDLWTWTKLSACLGAVLFMVSDLTIAVNKFCFPVPHSRAIIMATYYAAQMLIALSAVECQDADVSRKRIN, encoded by the exons GTGAAAAGCGAAGGCCCAAAGCTGGTGCCATTCTTCAAAGCCACCTGCGTCTATTTTGTGCTGTGGCTACCCACCTCCACTCCATCTTGGTTCAGTGCCCTTATTAAATGTTTGCCCATTTTCTGTCTCTGGGTCTTTCTCCTGGCCCATGGCATCAGCTTTTTAGTAGCCCATTCAAGTGCTAGAAAGATCCTTGCCGGACTAATATTTTCATCATTAGGTGATGCCTTTCTGATCTGGCAGGAGCAGGGCTACTTCAGTCATG GGTTGCTGATGTTTGCCATTACCCACATCTTGTACTCATCTGCTTTTGGAATGAAACCACTCAACCTACGAGCAGGCCTGGTCATCGGCACCATCTCAGGTCTTTGCTATACCCTCCTATACCCTTATCTGTCTGGCACATTCACATACCTGGTGGCTGTCTACATTGCTCTGATTGGCTTCATGGGCTGGAGGGCCATTGCCGGTGTGCAGCTGGCCAATGACCTGTGGACATGGACCAAGCTTTCGGCTTGTTTGGGAGCTGTTCTGTTCATGGTGTCAGACCTCACCATTGCCGTCAACAAGTTCTGCTTCCCTGTGCCGCACTCACGTGCCATCATCATGGCTACATACTATGCTGCACAGATGCTGATCGCCCTTTCAGCTGTGGAGTGCCAGGATGCTGATGTTTCCAGGAAGAGAAT